One genomic region from Quercus robur chromosome 4, dhQueRobu3.1, whole genome shotgun sequence encodes:
- the LOC126720579 gene encoding G-type lectin S-receptor-like serine/threonine-protein kinase At1g67520 isoform X3: MSTTVNLLKLLFMILFSCLRSTPHAAGKWGNLTWAGNSLKPGDTLNSSSYLTSPNKTFSLWFFPWGNTTNSLSSLGISDFATNFIVWSASPSNPIANNSGVLTVDNTGTLKITRLGSDPIVLHSSSQPTNNTIAILLDSGNFVLRELHSNGTIKQVLWQSFDYPTNTLLPGMKLGISHRNNLTWSLTSWLSDNYPVPGPFSLRCDPNGRQLVIQKEGVVYWESGVLRGTTYQNNLPDETRSMYDFVTVSNEDEEYFSFINKNQSKLSKWVLTPIGQMKDLEGPVIARVDACDGYSTNGGCKRWECRREIVSSDPFDVRSGYFVEDGDHSINLSSPRLGFSDCRATCLSNCSYVAFASLYENGTGCRFWTDMSMFLQSNSVGSTSVYTLSLKPSRKGKNKWIRIGPVIPAIALLVILIYTLCCLQRRKKVTVKENSRSKDEQELPDLVISDKSITIDEIPNDGKKGHDVSVFSYECIMAATNNFSLESKLGEGGFGPVYRGKLLSGRNIAVKRLSRNSGQGINEFKNELILISKLQHTNLVKLLGCCIFGEERMLIYEYMPNKSLNYFLFDSNRRKLLDWKKRFSIIEGIAQGLIYLHKYSRLKVIHRDLKASNILLDESMNPKISDFGMARIFKQNELEANTNRIVGTYGYMSPEYAMEGMGFMARR, encoded by the exons ATGTCTACAACCGTAAACCTTCTCAAACTTCTTTTTATGATCCTCTTCTCATGCTTACGGAGTACTCCTCATGCTGCCGGAAAATGGGGGAACTTAACATGGGCAGGTAATAGTCTCAAACCAGGTGACACCCTCAATTCCTCGTCTTACCTAACTTCTCCAAATAAAACTTTCTCTTTGTGGTTCTTCCCATGGGGCAATACCACCAACTCCTTGTCGTCTTTGGGAATATCAGattttgccacaaattttataGTATGGTCGGCTAGTCCAAGCAATCCTATTGCCAACAACTCCGGAGTACTTACCGTAGATAACACAGGAACACTTAAAATCACACGCTTAGGTAGTGATCCAATAGTGTTACACTCTTCTTCTCAACCTACCAATAACACTATCGCTATTCTATTGGATTCTGGCAATTTTGTCTTGAGAGAATTGCACTCTAATGGAACTATAAAGCAAGTGTTGTGGCAAAGTTTTGATTATCCTACAAACACCCTTTTACCAGGTATGAAATTAGGTATCAGCCATAGAAATAATCTAACTTGGTCGCTTACATCATGGTTAAGTGACAACTACCCAGTTCCTGGTCCTTTCTCTCTCAGATGTGACCCTAATGGACGTCAATTAGTCATTCAAAAAGAAGGTGTGGTTTACTGGGAAAGTGGGGTGTTGAGAGGCACaacatatcaaaataatttaccAGACGAAACAAGGTCCATGTATGATTTTGTTACTGTTTCAAATGAGGATGaggaatatttttctttcataaataaaaaccaaagcAAATTGTCCAAATGGGTGCTAACTCCTATAGGGCAAATGAAGGATTTGGAAGGACCTGTTATTGCACGAGTGGATGCTTGTGATGGCTATAGCACTAATGGGGGATGCAAGAGATGGGAGTGTAGGCGGGAGATTGTGTCTAGTGACCCATTTGATGTTAGATCTGGTTATTTTGTTGAAGATGGAGATCATTCAATTAACTTGTCAAGTCCAAGGCTTGGCTTCAGTGATTGTAGAGCTACTTGCTTGAGCAACTGTAGCTATGTGGCTTTTGCTTCTCTCTATGAAAATGGTACTGGGTGCCGGTTTTGGACAGATATGTCGATGTTCCTTCAGAGCAACTCGGTTGGTTCAACTTCTGTATATACGCTATCATTAAAGCCTTCTCGAAAAG GGAAAAATAAGTGGATAAGGATTGGTCCTGTTATCCCGGCCATTGCTCTACTTGTGATTTTAATCTATACACTGTGTTGTCtacaaagaaggaaaaaagttACTGTTAAAG AAAATAGTAGATCAAAGGATGAACAAGAGTTGCCTGATTTGGTGATATCAGATAAATCAATTACCATCGATGAAATTCCTAATGATGGAAAGAAGGGGCATGATGTAAGTGTATTTAGCTATGAATGTATCATGGCCGCCACAAATAACTTCTCATTAGAAAGCAAGCTTGGAGAAGGGGGCTTTGGACCTGTTTACAGA GGAAAACTACTATCAGGACGAAACATAGCCGTAAAGCGACTATCAAGAAATTCAGGACAAGGAATAAATGAGTTCAAGAATGAGTTGATACTCATATCTAAACTCCAACACACGAATCTTGTAAAGTTACTTGGTTGTTgcatttttggagaagaaaggaTGCTGATCTATGAATATATGCCCAACAAAAGCTTGAATTACTTTCTATTTG ATTCGAATAGAAGAAAGCTACTAGATTGGAAGAAACGTTTCAGTATAATTGAAGGAATTGCTCAAGGATTGATCTATCTCCATAAATATTCAAGGTTGAAAGTTATTCATAGAGATTTAAAAGCTAGCAACATACTCCTTGATGAAAGTATGAATCCGAAGATTTCTGATTTTGGCATGGCAagaattttcaaacaaaatgaaCTGGAAGCAAATACTAATAGAATTGTTGGAACATA TGGATATATGTCTCCTGAGTATGCTATGGAAG gcaTGGGATTTATGGCAAGAAGGTGA
- the LOC126720579 gene encoding G-type lectin S-receptor-like serine/threonine-protein kinase At1g67520 isoform X2, whose protein sequence is MSTTVNLLKLLFMILFSCLRSTPHAAGKWGNLTWAGNSLKPGDTLNSSSYLTSPNKTFSLWFFPWGNTTNSLSSLGISDFATNFIVWSASPSNPIANNSGVLTVDNTGTLKITRLGSDPIVLHSSSQPTNNTIAILLDSGNFVLRELHSNGTIKQVLWQSFDYPTNTLLPGMKLGISHRNNLTWSLTSWLSDNYPVPGPFSLRCDPNGRQLVIQKEGVVYWESGVLRGTTYQNNLPDETRSMYDFVTVSNEDEEYFSFINKNQSKLSKWVLTPIGQMKDLEGPVIARVDACDGYSTNGGCKRWECRREIVSSDPFDVRSGYFVEDGDHSINLSSPRLGFSDCRATCLSNCSYVAFASLYENGTGCRFWTDMSMFLQSNSVGSTSVYTLSLKPSRKGKNKWIRIGPVIPAIALLVILIYTLCCLQRRKKVTVKENSRSKDEQELPDLVISDKSITIDEIPNDGKKGHDVSVFSYECIMAATNNFSLESKLGEGGFGPVYRGKLLSGRNIAVKRLSRNSGQGINEFKNELILISKLQHTNLVKLLGCCIFGEERMLIYEYMPNKSLNYFLFDSNRRKLLDWKKRFSIIEGIAQGLIYLHKYSSGYMSPEYAMEGVFSIKSDVYSFGVLMLEILSGRRTNSFYHADHVLNLVGYAWDLWQEGEGLELVDLTIRDSCVEYQVLRCIHVSLLCVEDSAVDRPTMSDTLSMLTNESTQLPLPKKPAFSIGKKAIEANTPNNELEIHTVNGLSISDIDAR, encoded by the exons ATGTCTACAACCGTAAACCTTCTCAAACTTCTTTTTATGATCCTCTTCTCATGCTTACGGAGTACTCCTCATGCTGCCGGAAAATGGGGGAACTTAACATGGGCAGGTAATAGTCTCAAACCAGGTGACACCCTCAATTCCTCGTCTTACCTAACTTCTCCAAATAAAACTTTCTCTTTGTGGTTCTTCCCATGGGGCAATACCACCAACTCCTTGTCGTCTTTGGGAATATCAGattttgccacaaattttataGTATGGTCGGCTAGTCCAAGCAATCCTATTGCCAACAACTCCGGAGTACTTACCGTAGATAACACAGGAACACTTAAAATCACACGCTTAGGTAGTGATCCAATAGTGTTACACTCTTCTTCTCAACCTACCAATAACACTATCGCTATTCTATTGGATTCTGGCAATTTTGTCTTGAGAGAATTGCACTCTAATGGAACTATAAAGCAAGTGTTGTGGCAAAGTTTTGATTATCCTACAAACACCCTTTTACCAGGTATGAAATTAGGTATCAGCCATAGAAATAATCTAACTTGGTCGCTTACATCATGGTTAAGTGACAACTACCCAGTTCCTGGTCCTTTCTCTCTCAGATGTGACCCTAATGGACGTCAATTAGTCATTCAAAAAGAAGGTGTGGTTTACTGGGAAAGTGGGGTGTTGAGAGGCACaacatatcaaaataatttaccAGACGAAACAAGGTCCATGTATGATTTTGTTACTGTTTCAAATGAGGATGaggaatatttttctttcataaataaaaaccaaagcAAATTGTCCAAATGGGTGCTAACTCCTATAGGGCAAATGAAGGATTTGGAAGGACCTGTTATTGCACGAGTGGATGCTTGTGATGGCTATAGCACTAATGGGGGATGCAAGAGATGGGAGTGTAGGCGGGAGATTGTGTCTAGTGACCCATTTGATGTTAGATCTGGTTATTTTGTTGAAGATGGAGATCATTCAATTAACTTGTCAAGTCCAAGGCTTGGCTTCAGTGATTGTAGAGCTACTTGCTTGAGCAACTGTAGCTATGTGGCTTTTGCTTCTCTCTATGAAAATGGTACTGGGTGCCGGTTTTGGACAGATATGTCGATGTTCCTTCAGAGCAACTCGGTTGGTTCAACTTCTGTATATACGCTATCATTAAAGCCTTCTCGAAAAG GGAAAAATAAGTGGATAAGGATTGGTCCTGTTATCCCGGCCATTGCTCTACTTGTGATTTTAATCTATACACTGTGTTGTCtacaaagaaggaaaaaagttACTGTTAAAG AAAATAGTAGATCAAAGGATGAACAAGAGTTGCCTGATTTGGTGATATCAGATAAATCAATTACCATCGATGAAATTCCTAATGATGGAAAGAAGGGGCATGATGTAAGTGTATTTAGCTATGAATGTATCATGGCCGCCACAAATAACTTCTCATTAGAAAGCAAGCTTGGAGAAGGGGGCTTTGGACCTGTTTACAGA GGAAAACTACTATCAGGACGAAACATAGCCGTAAAGCGACTATCAAGAAATTCAGGACAAGGAATAAATGAGTTCAAGAATGAGTTGATACTCATATCTAAACTCCAACACACGAATCTTGTAAAGTTACTTGGTTGTTgcatttttggagaagaaaggaTGCTGATCTATGAATATATGCCCAACAAAAGCTTGAATTACTTTCTATTTG ATTCGAATAGAAGAAAGCTACTAGATTGGAAGAAACGTTTCAGTATAATTGAAGGAATTGCTCAAGGATTGATCTATCTCCATAAATATTCAAG TGGATATATGTCTCCTGAGTATGCTATGGAAGGTGTGTTCTCAATCAAGTCTGATGTCTATAGCTTTGGAGTCCTAATGCTTGAAATCTTGAGTGGTAGAAGAACTAATAGCTTCTATCATGCTGACCATGTGCTCAATCTAGTTGGATAT gcaTGGGATTTATGGCAAGAAGGTGAAGGGCTAGAATTAGTTGATCTAACAATAAGGGATTCATGTGTTGAGTATCAAGTATTGAGATGCATTCACGTCAGTCTTTTATGTGTGGAAGATAGTGCAGTTGATCGTCCTACCATGTCAGATACGCTATCCATGTTGACAAATGAAAGTACACAATTGCCTTTACCTAAAAAACCAGCTTTTTCTATTGGAAAGAAAGCAATTGAGGCGAATACTCCTAATAATGAATTAGAAATTCATACAGTGAATGGCTTGTCCATTTCTGATATAGATGCCCGATGA
- the LOC126720579 gene encoding G-type lectin S-receptor-like serine/threonine-protein kinase At1g67520 isoform X1 produces MSTTVNLLKLLFMILFSCLRSTPHAAGKWGNLTWAGNSLKPGDTLNSSSYLTSPNKTFSLWFFPWGNTTNSLSSLGISDFATNFIVWSASPSNPIANNSGVLTVDNTGTLKITRLGSDPIVLHSSSQPTNNTIAILLDSGNFVLRELHSNGTIKQVLWQSFDYPTNTLLPGMKLGISHRNNLTWSLTSWLSDNYPVPGPFSLRCDPNGRQLVIQKEGVVYWESGVLRGTTYQNNLPDETRSMYDFVTVSNEDEEYFSFINKNQSKLSKWVLTPIGQMKDLEGPVIARVDACDGYSTNGGCKRWECRREIVSSDPFDVRSGYFVEDGDHSINLSSPRLGFSDCRATCLSNCSYVAFASLYENGTGCRFWTDMSMFLQSNSVGSTSVYTLSLKPSRKGKNKWIRIGPVIPAIALLVILIYTLCCLQRRKKVTVKENSRSKDEQELPDLVISDKSITIDEIPNDGKKGHDVSVFSYECIMAATNNFSLESKLGEGGFGPVYRGKLLSGRNIAVKRLSRNSGQGINEFKNELILISKLQHTNLVKLLGCCIFGEERMLIYEYMPNKSLNYFLFDSNRRKLLDWKKRFSIIEGIAQGLIYLHKYSRLKVIHRDLKASNILLDESMNPKISDFGMARIFKQNELEANTNRIVGTYGYMSPEYAMEGVFSIKSDVYSFGVLMLEILSGRRTNSFYHADHVLNLVGYAWDLWQEGEGLELVDLTIRDSCVEYQVLRCIHVSLLCVEDSAVDRPTMSDTLSMLTNESTQLPLPKKPAFSIGKKAIEANTPNNELEIHTVNGLSISDIDAR; encoded by the exons ATGTCTACAACCGTAAACCTTCTCAAACTTCTTTTTATGATCCTCTTCTCATGCTTACGGAGTACTCCTCATGCTGCCGGAAAATGGGGGAACTTAACATGGGCAGGTAATAGTCTCAAACCAGGTGACACCCTCAATTCCTCGTCTTACCTAACTTCTCCAAATAAAACTTTCTCTTTGTGGTTCTTCCCATGGGGCAATACCACCAACTCCTTGTCGTCTTTGGGAATATCAGattttgccacaaattttataGTATGGTCGGCTAGTCCAAGCAATCCTATTGCCAACAACTCCGGAGTACTTACCGTAGATAACACAGGAACACTTAAAATCACACGCTTAGGTAGTGATCCAATAGTGTTACACTCTTCTTCTCAACCTACCAATAACACTATCGCTATTCTATTGGATTCTGGCAATTTTGTCTTGAGAGAATTGCACTCTAATGGAACTATAAAGCAAGTGTTGTGGCAAAGTTTTGATTATCCTACAAACACCCTTTTACCAGGTATGAAATTAGGTATCAGCCATAGAAATAATCTAACTTGGTCGCTTACATCATGGTTAAGTGACAACTACCCAGTTCCTGGTCCTTTCTCTCTCAGATGTGACCCTAATGGACGTCAATTAGTCATTCAAAAAGAAGGTGTGGTTTACTGGGAAAGTGGGGTGTTGAGAGGCACaacatatcaaaataatttaccAGACGAAACAAGGTCCATGTATGATTTTGTTACTGTTTCAAATGAGGATGaggaatatttttctttcataaataaaaaccaaagcAAATTGTCCAAATGGGTGCTAACTCCTATAGGGCAAATGAAGGATTTGGAAGGACCTGTTATTGCACGAGTGGATGCTTGTGATGGCTATAGCACTAATGGGGGATGCAAGAGATGGGAGTGTAGGCGGGAGATTGTGTCTAGTGACCCATTTGATGTTAGATCTGGTTATTTTGTTGAAGATGGAGATCATTCAATTAACTTGTCAAGTCCAAGGCTTGGCTTCAGTGATTGTAGAGCTACTTGCTTGAGCAACTGTAGCTATGTGGCTTTTGCTTCTCTCTATGAAAATGGTACTGGGTGCCGGTTTTGGACAGATATGTCGATGTTCCTTCAGAGCAACTCGGTTGGTTCAACTTCTGTATATACGCTATCATTAAAGCCTTCTCGAAAAG GGAAAAATAAGTGGATAAGGATTGGTCCTGTTATCCCGGCCATTGCTCTACTTGTGATTTTAATCTATACACTGTGTTGTCtacaaagaaggaaaaaagttACTGTTAAAG AAAATAGTAGATCAAAGGATGAACAAGAGTTGCCTGATTTGGTGATATCAGATAAATCAATTACCATCGATGAAATTCCTAATGATGGAAAGAAGGGGCATGATGTAAGTGTATTTAGCTATGAATGTATCATGGCCGCCACAAATAACTTCTCATTAGAAAGCAAGCTTGGAGAAGGGGGCTTTGGACCTGTTTACAGA GGAAAACTACTATCAGGACGAAACATAGCCGTAAAGCGACTATCAAGAAATTCAGGACAAGGAATAAATGAGTTCAAGAATGAGTTGATACTCATATCTAAACTCCAACACACGAATCTTGTAAAGTTACTTGGTTGTTgcatttttggagaagaaaggaTGCTGATCTATGAATATATGCCCAACAAAAGCTTGAATTACTTTCTATTTG ATTCGAATAGAAGAAAGCTACTAGATTGGAAGAAACGTTTCAGTATAATTGAAGGAATTGCTCAAGGATTGATCTATCTCCATAAATATTCAAGGTTGAAAGTTATTCATAGAGATTTAAAAGCTAGCAACATACTCCTTGATGAAAGTATGAATCCGAAGATTTCTGATTTTGGCATGGCAagaattttcaaacaaaatgaaCTGGAAGCAAATACTAATAGAATTGTTGGAACATA TGGATATATGTCTCCTGAGTATGCTATGGAAGGTGTGTTCTCAATCAAGTCTGATGTCTATAGCTTTGGAGTCCTAATGCTTGAAATCTTGAGTGGTAGAAGAACTAATAGCTTCTATCATGCTGACCATGTGCTCAATCTAGTTGGATAT gcaTGGGATTTATGGCAAGAAGGTGAAGGGCTAGAATTAGTTGATCTAACAATAAGGGATTCATGTGTTGAGTATCAAGTATTGAGATGCATTCACGTCAGTCTTTTATGTGTGGAAGATAGTGCAGTTGATCGTCCTACCATGTCAGATACGCTATCCATGTTGACAAATGAAAGTACACAATTGCCTTTACCTAAAAAACCAGCTTTTTCTATTGGAAAGAAAGCAATTGAGGCGAATACTCCTAATAATGAATTAGAAATTCATACAGTGAATGGCTTGTCCATTTCTGATATAGATGCCCGATGA